In Candidatus Manganitrophus noduliformans, the genomic stretch GAAGCGGTTTTTCCAGAAAGAGTCTCGCGTGTTTATGGAGATCCCCTTGGTGGCCGATCCCAGGCGGGTAAAGATTCAGTACATCAGTTTGATCGAGGCGATGGAGGAGACGCCGAATGAAAGCGATCAGCATCAAAGAGCCGTGGGCGACTCGGATTCTAAACGAGGGGAAGACGATCGAAACCCGGACGTGGGCGACAAAGTACCGGGGCCCGTTGATCCTGTGCGCGTCGGCGAGTCCTAAAGGGCCGCTTGCCGGTCACTCCTTCGCCATTACCAACCTGGTGGAGTGCCGGCCGATGGTCCCGGAAGACGAAGCGGAGGCTCAATGTATCTACCTCCCCGGCCTGTACTCGTGGATTTTCAAGGATGTGAAATCGATCCATCGCGTTCCGGTCAAGGGCAAGTTGGGCTTCTTCGATCTGGAATTCAACGGGACGAAGGTGTTAAGCCGCACAGCCTGTTCAAAGCGCTTTTTCAGGGATGAGGTCGAAGCGGCGGTGGGGCTCATGGCTGCACAAAAAAGAAAGAACGCAAGAGAGAAGCGTTATTACCGTTGTTCCGGCTGCAATGGGTATCACTTGACGTCACAGGGATAAAAATCGGGAGTTTCACCAATGGGCGAGAAAACTGGAATTGAGTTTGCGGATAAAACGTGGAACCCCTGGCAGGGATGCAACAAAGTGAGTCCTGGTTGTGACAATTGTTATATGTACCGGGAGAAGATTCGGTACGGACAGGAGCCAGACGTTGTCGTTCGCTCTAAGCCGCCAACCTTCAACGCCCCTCTCAAGTGGACCGAGCCGGAGATTGTCTTCACCGCCAGCTGGTCCGACTGGTTCATCCGGGAGGCAGACGACTGGAGAGCGGAGGCCTGGGACATCATCCGGCGCACCCCTCACCTCTTCTATTTGATCTTCACGAAGCGGCCGCAGAACATCCCCGATCGGCTTCCGTCCGATTGGGGGAGCGGCTATCCAAACGTCATGCTCGTCGTCACCACAGAGAATCAGGAGGAGGCCGATCGGCGCATTCCGAAGATCCTGCGAATCCCCGCGGCCTATCGCGGGATCAGCGCGGAGCCGCTCTTGGGGCCGATCGACCTTGAGCCTCACCTTTGGCCCCAGTGCATTGCCACCAAAGAAGAGCACGATCGAGACCATGACCACGGTCTCTGGTGCGATGAACGATCGCTCGATTGGGTCGTCGCCGGCGGAGAATCCGGCCCCGGTGCCCGGCCCTGTCATCCGGGTTGGGTTCGATCGCTCCGGGATCAGTGCGTCGCCGCAGGGGTGCCGTTCTTTTTTAAGCAATGGGGGGAGTGGATAGGCGGCAAGTTCGATTGTCGCAAATCAAAAATGGTCTGCCAACCGACTCTGGACGATATCAATGCCGAACGGGTCGGGCGCATCTTCTGGACGAACCCGGGCGAGCCCAAGGTCCACCTATGGGACGAGGCGGATCACTACTGGACGAACGCCAGCGCTCGCGTCGGCAAGAAAGACGCCGGCCGCCTCCTCGATGGCCGGGAGTGGAGCGAGTTTCCAGAAGGCGTGAAACGATGATTTTGCAAATCAAAATCGGGGACGAGGTGCCCCCAAGAGGGCCGAATCCGGGATAGGCCTTAGCGCGGCCGGAATGGGCCGGCCAAGCGGAGTAGCTCTTGGTTCTCGGCAGGTTTCACAGCTACCTGCGCGCGTCCGGCGCTCCCCGAGGAAATTTAAAGGAAGATAGAAATGGAAACAGAAAAAACCAGCCTCAGAAAACGGAAGGCCGCAAGGCTGGAAGCGCTGTTAAAAGATATTATCGAATATCTTGAAACAAATCCCCACATGGTACTTGCTCTTCACGGTGAATTGGAAGAGGCGCACCGGGTTCTCATTCCAGAAGAAAAAGAGATGATTGTCATGCTTTTAATGTTTCGCAAGCATTTAAATAGGGCGAATAAAAAGTAATGGAGTGGCGCCATAAATGCTCTGTCCAAAATGCGGATCGGATAATTGGTGCGTTGAAGAGGATTTTGACTGGATCTGGAAGCATTGCCGGTGCGGAAAAGAGTGGGACCACCAGAAGAAGGTTGTTGAGGTCCGCTCCGAAATTCCAATCGTGAAAAAGGAGATCTCCGTGAAGAAAACATCTGAACCGAAATCGAAAGAAGAGGTGATTCCGTCTGAGCCGATGGCGGAAACACCGAAAGCAAACGGCCGGCCGAAACACCTGGTCGAATCGGCTGCGTATCTTCGCGCGACGGCAAAACGATTGAGGGCGGAAGTTAAGATCCTCGAAGACGCTGCCAATGCTTTGGATCATATTTATCAATTGGGCGAGAAATAGCAAACCAACGGGGGGAGGGTCGCTATGCTGTGTCCAAGATGCAAGAAAGATCTTTTGAATCCTGTCACAATTTATACCGACGATGGATCGTTGACGATGCTCAACTGTCTTTGTTGCGGAGAGTCGATCGATCCGGTGGTTCTCTATAATCGTGCGCATATTCCGACAACCTCGGACCTGCGGCGAATTCCGATGAAGGGTGTAAAGCGTTGATCGTCTATAAAAAGTGGTACTCGAAGCCAAACGATAAAGGGCTGCGGTGTTTGATGGAGGGATGGTACCTGTTCGGCATTCTTCCGCTCTACATCAGACAAAGAACCCATTATTACTATTAGAAGGTTCCGGCGGGGCCGTCCATAAGGGACAACGGTGGTCGAGTGTGGTGATGACAATCAATACACCGTTAGGCCCCGCCGGGAGAGAGTTGAAGAGAGTTGAGTGGAGATCACGCAAATGGAAAAGCACGAGCAAATTGTGAAGATCAAGACGAACGAAGAGAATCCGGAGCCGATTGAGTTGGTCGTCGAGGAAATCATTAAGGTCTCGGAGGCTTTTCAGCGAATCGGGAAATCCCGCGCTAAAAAAGAACTTATCGTTCTCCTTTTGCATGATGCAGTTACGGGGGTCAGGAAGACTGACATTCGCAAGATCCTCGACGTTGCTCCGTGTCTGGCTGAAATTTATCTGAAGCCGAAATAAAAAAATGAGCGAAAACGAGGACGCCATAGAAATCCTTCTCTCCCGTTGCGATGAGAAGTTGACCGAGTGGGAGGTTAACTTTTTGGAAAGCATTCAAGATCATCCGGATCAGCTTTCTAAAAAGCAGCAGGAAACGCTCGACAATATTTGGGCGAGGTGCATGGGATGAGCCTTTGTGAATACAACCCCGAAAAGAAAGCGCCGGCAACCACTCCTCCTTCTGAGGGTGATTGCAAAAACGAAGCAACGGTCAGCGTCGGGGCGTCCGGCAAGTGGCATCTCTGCGATTCGTGCGCGGCGCTTCCGGAGTTTAAGCGGCTTTGGAGGCGGACCCCTCTTTCGAGAATGACGGGATCGTGCGATCACAGATGGAAGCCGTCGGACGAAGATATTTGGGTTTGTACGCGATGCGGGCGGGAGGCTGGCTGCTTATGATCAAATTTAATCGGCGAGCCCGCGGAAGGCAAAAGGTCGGCAAGAGAAACAAGGCCGAAGCGGCATACGAAAACTTTCTGGAGCTGCGGAAGAATGCGGGGGAAATCTTATGGCATCGCTTCGAAGCAATCAAATTGCGATTGGCCGACAGGACTTTTTACGAACCTGATTTTGCGGTGATGCTCTCTGACGGGCAGATTGAAATTCATGAAGTGAAGGGCCACTGGGAAGATGACGCGAGGGTAAAAATAAAGGTGGCCGCGGAGATGTACCCGTTTCGATTCATCGCAATTATGTGCGAGAAAAATGTGCCGGCAGACCGATGGAAAATTGAGGTGTTTGAATAAGTAACCCATAGGCGGGGAGGAGAGGGGATGAGAGGCCTAGAGACAATAAAAAGGTTGAGGGATCAGCAAAGATCGGCGGATAGGGATCTTTATGATGCAATCGAAAAGTACTTTCCCATCGGCGCTTCGATATCATGGAAAAGGGGCGGCTACAGGCAAGAGGGAAAGGTCATTAGAACATACGACGAGAGGATCAAGGTTAGAAATAACAGGACTAAAAAGGAGTTCTGGATTCACATTTACGATGTTTTGCAATAACCCCAGTGAGGTGAGCATGAAGCCGGAGATTGAGGAGATTAGAAAAATTCTGTCAGATCCTTTCGCAAAATACCGCGCCCACCCTGTCTCGTTGGGACAGGTTAGAACCCTCCTCTCCGCCCTCGCTGCGGCTCAGGAGGAAAATAAGGGGCTGGGGGAGAGGTTGGCGCAAAAGGGGATGGAATATCTTGAGCTTCACAAAAAGAGTCAATCGCTGTGGGGGGCGCTGAGAAAGTACGGCAGGCACTTGCCGAGCTGCCGAGCCTATGGACAGCAGACGCGGCCCCAAAGATGCGATTGTGGGTTTATTTCTGCCCTCTCCCGGACCGAGAAGGAGGGGGGATGAGTCTCTGTGAATGGAACCCAACCCTAAACGAGGATGCCTTTACAAACCCAAGGCCGACCGATTGTAAAAATCAGGCAGAGGTAAGGGCTGGTAGGCATCATCTTTGCGGAACATGCTCAAAGCTTCCGAAGTTTAAGCGGTTCAAAAAGTGGCCTCTCAGGGAAAGGCGAACATGCTCCCACAACTTTAAGCCAGCAGACGAGGAAGATATTTGGTACTGCACAAGATGCGGCATGGAGGCGGGGTGTTTATGAAAAAGGTCAGACTATTAAGGGAGATCGTGATTTCTCCGATTGGAAACTGCCTATCTGAAATTGTTTATCCGGTCGGAACAATTCTTTGGGACTACCCGGAAGACGGCTTTGTGAATCTTGAAATCAGCGATTCGACATGGCTTGACCTGAAGCCGGAAGACTATGAAGAGATTAAGGGCCTTCTAGGGGGGAGAAGGTCAACAGGTCAGTACAGCGATGAATGGGCGCGTGGATGCCTTGACGTTACGCGACTGCTCGAAGAGCACCCCGAAGGATGGGATGGCCCATGCGAATGTCAACTCTGCTTAAGTTATGGAGATGAATAATAACAAAAGCTTCACAGAAGAGCGAGAAGAAGGAGGCGGGGGAGTGATACCAGCAGACTTTAATCCACCCTGGAAGATGAAGCCGCTTGACGAGTGGAATGTCATCACCATGACCCATCTGAATGTAGCCGGAGAGAAGCATCTTTATGTGGCTATGACGAAAGATGGTGTTCTGATCGAGGAAGGCGGCCCGGATGATGTCTACCTCTGGAATCGGCTTTGGCATAAAGCAGTAGGGACCTCTGAGAAGAAGGAGGCAGGGGAGAAATGTTAACAAACCAATGCAGCTGCGGATCTTCTCCCCAAATGACCAGATACCTTGACGGAGACGATACGGTCACTCGGGCCGTGGTCAGATGCAAACGCTGCAAGATTCAGACGGAAGGGAATACCGAAGAGGCTGCAACCGAAAGGTGGAACCGCCTACACCCGAAACACTTCTGTCATTGGCCTGGGTGCAAGATCAAGGTGCCCCCGAAGTTTTGGGGTTGTAAGGCTCACTGGTTCGCGCTTCCAAAGACGTTGCGCGATCGGATATGGGCGACCTATCGGCCGGGGCAGGAAATCACGAAAGACCCATCGCCTGAATACATCGCGGCGGCGCGGGACGTCCGGGAGTGGATTTTAAAGAAAGAGGCGGGGGCGATTGAAAAAGGCGCTTGATCTTTTCTGTGGGGCTGGCGGCGCATCAATGGGATTGCATCGCGCGGGGTTCGAGGTGACAGGGGTCGATGTCAAACCTCAGCCGCGATATCCGTTTCGGTTCATTCAGGCCGACGCGCTCACCTTTCCGCTGGAGGGATACGACTTTATTTGGGCGAGCCCGCCATGTCAGGCGTTTTCCGCGATGAAGTCTCTTCCGGGCGCCAGGAAAGATCACCCTAATTTGATTCCGCCTATTCGGGAGCGGCTTATAAAATCGGGTGCTTTATATTGCATCGAGAATGTTCCTGGAGCACCGCTCATAAATTATTTCATGCTCTGTGGGTCAATGTTTGGACTTAAGAGTCATAGTGACAGATATCTCCGCCGGCATCGCATCTTTGAGACTAATTTCAATTCATTCCTCGTTCCATCCTGCAATCACTGGGGGAAGGCGGTCGGTGTTTACGGTCACGGATCGTCCGGACGTCTCGGCCAAAGAATTAGAACAGCAAGTGCAAGCGAGGCAAGGATCTTAATGGAGATGGAATGGGCGCCGCTATCCTCAATGACCCAGGCGGTCCCCCCGGCTTATTCAGAATTCATCGGCCGCCAGGCGATGGCGATGCTCACTCGGGAGGCGGGGGCGGATGCTCGGTAAGTATCTCTACTACGAAGAGCCGGGGATTCAGATTTATTGCGGGGATTGCCGGGAGATCCTTCCCTTGATCGATCCGGCGACCGTCGATCTGGTGTTGACCGATCCTCCTTATGGGATGGGGGCGGTTTTCGACCGAAAGGGGATACGCCGGCCGTCGCTGGAATCGAAAACAGCAACTTCCAGGGGATGGGGTTCGATTGTAGGAGACGACGAGCCGTTTGATCCATCTTCGCTACTCTTTTTTCGAAGGCTGGCGCTCTTCGGGGCGAATCACTACGCCGATCGGCTGCCTCGATCGAGCAAGTGGCTGGTGTGGGATAAGCGCTGCGGCACTCCCCCCGACAATAATTCGGACGCGGAGCTGATTTGGACGAACCTGGAGGGAGCGGTGAGGATTCACCGGCAAAAATGGCGGGGTTTGATCCGCGAGGGGGAGGAGAATCTCTCGAGGGGCTGGAAGCTGCATCCGGCGCAGAAGCCGATCGCCCTAATTAAATGGATTATCGGCCTGTTCGATCTAAAACCTGGATCGTTGATTTTTGATCCTTATATGGGCTCCGGCATGACGTTGAGGGCAGCGAAAGACATGGGGTATCGGGCCATCGGAATTGAGATCAAAGAGAAATT encodes the following:
- a CDS encoding ASCH domain-containing protein; this translates as MKAISIKEPWATRILNEGKTIETRTWATKYRGPLILCASASPKGPLAGHSFAITNLVECRPMVPEDEAEAQCIYLPGLYSWIFKDVKSIHRVPVKGKLGFFDLEFNGTKVLSRTACSKRFFRDEVEAAVGLMAAQKRKNAREKRYYRCSGCNGYHLTSQG
- a CDS encoding DUF5131 family protein → MGEKTGIEFADKTWNPWQGCNKVSPGCDNCYMYREKIRYGQEPDVVVRSKPPTFNAPLKWTEPEIVFTASWSDWFIREADDWRAEAWDIIRRTPHLFYLIFTKRPQNIPDRLPSDWGSGYPNVMLVVTTENQEEADRRIPKILRIPAAYRGISAEPLLGPIDLEPHLWPQCIATKEEHDRDHDHGLWCDERSLDWVVAGGESGPGARPCHPGWVRSLRDQCVAAGVPFFFKQWGEWIGGKFDCRKSKMVCQPTLDDINAERVGRIFWTNPGEPKVHLWDEADHYWTNASARVGKKDAGRLLDGREWSEFPEGVKR
- a CDS encoding DUF1064 domain-containing protein; this encodes MIKFNRRARGRQKVGKRNKAEAAYENFLELRKNAGEILWHRFEAIKLRLADRTFYEPDFAVMLSDGQIEIHEVKGHWEDDARVKIKVAAEMYPFRFIAIMCEKNVPADRWKIEVFE
- a CDS encoding DNA-methyltransferase, with translation MLGKYLYYEEPGIQIYCGDCREILPLIDPATVDLVLTDPPYGMGAVFDRKGIRRPSLESKTATSRGWGSIVGDDEPFDPSSLLFFRRLALFGANHYADRLPRSSKWLVWDKRCGTPPDNNSDAELIWTNLEGAVRIHRQKWRGLIREGEENLSRGWKLHPAQKPIALIKWIIGLFDLKPGSLIFDPYMGSGMTLRAAKDMGYRAIGIEIKEKFCKVTVDRLRQEVLL